Sequence from the Zeugodacus cucurbitae isolate PBARC_wt_2022May chromosome 2, idZeuCucr1.2, whole genome shotgun sequence genome:
agaaacttataaaaattaaaaaaaaatttggttcgagtgtttcagatgcatcgtacgacctccatcaccggcaccgatttacaagtgcagactccaggcgctccagaaaaatacttacaactttgaaaaaatttcaatattttttaataataaatattgttttttaagccttaaatacatatagtacactatcgtcttaaaattccgtttaccgcaatcattcccttcccttaaaaaaaattgctaaaaaacgcttttttccgcttctaaagcagactactgccttaaagaaATTACGGTTAAATTTGAGTAAAATTTGTGGCAACCGATTaagaatgaataaaaaatataaagaaagtaaaataagcaataattaCTATGAAGATATGAGTTCTTCATATATGTAATTGAGAAACATTTCTTAAACTCTCAGCAAAGTTTTCAAGAAAAAGCAGTGCTACATGATGGCTCGAAAACTAAAAGCGTTCTTAAAAATGCAACTAAATGTGAAACTTTTACTGCAACTAAATGCACTTAATGGATTTTTGTACGGACAAACacaatttttgcttttaaatgtgCATGAGTGCAGAAATCAAATACGTGTAAACTGGATGAGAATTGAGATGAGTGAAAAGCCGCAGTGAAAACTGCGTAAAATTAACCACAAACTTACCAATATGAAACGGAAGTTCTGCCATattgttttgatatttatttgaatttgagtgtgtgtgtgtgggtgttaaATTCGAATACATAGCGGAAATAATGGTGATTGGTGTTGGGGAGAAGAAAGAGAATCAAATTGAGaaacaaagaaaacatttcGATTATGTAGAATAATAGAGTTtcgaataaaagcaaaacacacacaattaTGTATTTAACTATACGCTTGGAAGAAGCACAATTGCAAACGCGaacgcaaacaaacacacacatacatacatacatttatacacatAACTAAACACTTTCAAGAGCAACCATACAGGTGTGATTTTCACATGATATTTctaaacatgtatgtatgtaagtgtgtgtgtgtgtgtgtgtgtgcttattgttgttgttttgtactTTTTGCACTCTGTGCttcattttttcttcatttgtaAACAATCTTTTGTGCGccttgctttttgttgtttttttttacacaaatttatttgcttttttttcattttcaaattttatttgcatatttcttttgttttgttttattttttagttgcaCGACAATGCGTGGGGTACAAAGTAGTAAAGGGTAATAAAAACGCAAactcaaacaaacaaataaataaataataaataaattaagttaatcGCTGCTAGCCACAACATTTAGACGCTTTGAAATACAATTTACAGAAATTCACTTCGCATAAATAAGTGTTCGTTgctcaataaattaaaatatagttaataaataaaaattaacgtaGAACTTTTGAAGCAAACACACTGCCAATTCGATACCTTGGCTTTTgccgttaaatatttttttaccgaaaccataaaattaattacaaactattttaatgcaaatatgattacaaattgattttcataaatttacctTTTTGCTTTAAGTTCGCCTCCGCTTGTATGAAGGTGTCGTAGAGTATAAAATAAACGTGACTATAGTTCGTTTCGAATAATGATTTTGCCTCTTCTTGGTCAACATTGTCTGGAATGCGAAGAAAAAGATAAGGTTAATGATTTCTGAGTATTTAATTGCTTTTCagaatatttacacatataatATTCACATATAATGGTTAAATTGGACTTATACTTATACAGTGACTCAACTAATCGATCACGTTTATATGCCACAAATTTCTATACTAAATACTAAGTGGATCGAAGCAATTAAGTTGAAAAAGATTCGTTATTCTGATGGCAGaagagttttttttacaaaatagacaTTTGATCAATTAGTTGACGTATGCGATATTTCACGTTTCgttcgtaatttttttgaaattaaaactaaaaactaaagaACTAAAGTTAATCatccttaattaaaatttatgtattgtatttgGTAAATAAAAGTTGTAATACAAAAAATCCGAGTGCTAGTTGTTAATAATTCGTAATTACCTCCTGGTTTCGGATTTTCTTATGGATATACCCAATATCCAGGTACccgtaaaattattttgaagaaaCAAAGCAATTAGTACGACTTAGGTATCCTTAtcgaaaaattacacaaaaactttacatttcacaaaatatcaaatcTACCCCAAAACATAGACgaaaaagaggaaaaaattCAAGCTCAAAGAAAGAACATTTTAAAGCTCTATGAAAGATTCGTGGCATTATATAGCTCCAGATCCATGCGAAGATCTTGTCGAGAGCATACCAAGGAAGCCCCAAGCTGTTTTAAATGTCAAAGGTGgtcacaacaaataataaaaccattttGGTTCAAAGGTCAACTAATTGATCAACCGCAATTATCCTATATTGTTAGTAAATATGGTgtgtaaacaattaatttttgttgtcttttattaataacaacgtaaataaatatattaattgaaaaaattaaaaaaaaaatcaaagaaaaaccCTAAATAGAAGTGagttttcacattttatataaaatcgtgaTCAATTAGTTGAGTcacggtatgtatgtatgcactctTATATGTAATGTAACtcaaagaaaattcaaatataacgCAACTTCAAAAATTCTAAAACATACCTTATTAATTTAAAGTCTGATAAGGGATATAAGTTTCTAGGATgaggttgttattgttgtagtggtataaaaaatcatcaaattaCTTTGAGGAATGCTACAGATTTCACAGTCCTTGGCTGGATAGAAATACGTTCTCGTTACGTAGACTTCTCttccgactgtcgtgggaaggTTGAGAAATTCGAAACTCTATTCTagcaaattttctattcttTTCAATGATTTGTGTGATTAGATTGTCAGCacgctttagtgagccgaaacaaatgcccaattatagcatcaaaagtattaggagagcatttgatttttgtcgaagaatggctagcaaactggcgtataaatgtaaatgaatgtaaatgaacagaagtgcaagcatgttacattttctttaagaccaaaaacgtgtccggcagttaaaatgaacaatattttattaccccaagcgactgaagtaacatatcttggtattcacttggatagaaggctcacgtggagaaaacacatatcgagcaaaataatctgcatgaagataagagctgcaaatttaaattggcttctaaacaaacaatcaaaactaagcctagacaacaaagttctgttatataacgcgatcataaaaccgatttggatgtacggcatttaactgtggggtacgacctgtgcaaccaatatcgatataattcagagattccaatcaaaaatgcttagaacaatcacgtgctcaccatggtacatgcgtaatgaaaatatccataaagatcttggtattctcatggtaaagaaagaagtagagaacagcagaaataaatatttgtccaaactccgcgatcacccaaacccattggctaatgctttattacattcttgtaatcaatcacgtctaaaaagaagagatatgccagcacactgtgGAGCAACcgttcaccaaaacaactcaatcaattggttgagcttgtctagttttaattagaattaagattttataacttattgttaggctgcaaagagcagattcaataaataaagaaatatatgaaaaaaaagatTGTCAGCACGCACGGCACGATCTTTAAGAGTTTTCGTATATGCTATAGAGCTTTCGTGATGATTTGCATTTAAGAGGATAGGGTTCATCGTCATTCTAAGGTTGCTTCCCTTGGCGCAGAGACTGGATAACAGCCATAAAGCCATTTGTTATCATGAAAACTAGTGTTATATTCAGTTTTTataaatacccaaaatttgcGTCACCTAAaatggcatacatatgtaactccAGAACCAGTTGTCAGTTGAATATTTATACTCGTTAAGTTTCGAAGATGAAATCTAAttacaaaacattttattcTAGTGTctttttttcatagaaattcaattataattgGCTGGAAATTCACTTTATGGCATTTTGTTCATTACTTAATGATTATGTcattattattgtaaaaataaaaaaaaaatgttaaaacaaaCGAAATCAAAGCAAACGCAGATTATACCGCTTATTTACACATGCTTTTAACAAGTGTTTTTCATTTGACAGCAGATATAATTTTACATAGCAGTCTCTCTTATTTTTACGCTCCGTGCTTTCCCTCTCTCTTTGGCTATTAACTATTTTAGTTAGCAGTTAAGAGGCGGACCTCTAATTAAAAATACGTAATTTCGGGCTCAACTGGAATTAGATACTCTGGCAATTTATATGACATGACCGCGATTTGGAGTTCCTCAATCAAATATGTAAATCTTCAACCGTCTTCTCAATGGCAGATTACATTATGGGAAATTAACGGATAACTGTAATTACATAATCGCATTCTTTCCTATAAAAAATGTTCACTTTTTTCGACTAAAATAAGCTTGATTTCCCAAGAAGAGATATTTGcctctaaattttatattaaaaagtgtCGCAATGAATTCAATATTCGTTATTCGATGCAAccgttaatagattacaattaTATTTGATATCATATAAACTTCAATATAGTGAAACCTCTCTTGGACGGACACTCACCGTCAAGCCATTTTTGTCCACCTCAAGAGAAagtcatttgttctaaaaatttaacttatatatatatatattttcccgtTGTTCCTAGGTGGAACATAGGGCCTCAGTGCATGAAAAAAATGTCCGCTCAAGGGATGTGTCCGCATAATAGAGGTATCCGTTAGGAGAGGTTGCTCTGTATGTATAGGtcaatatttataccctgaacggggtatattaagtttgtcacgaagtttgtaaaacCCAGagggaagcgtcggaggccctataaaatatatatataaatgatcagtatgttgaactgagtcgatttagccatgtccgtctgtctgtctctctgtctgtatatatatacaaactagtccttcagtttttaagatatcgttttgaaattttgcagatgttattttctcttcaagaagctgctcatttgtcggaactgccgataacAGACcattatatcatatagctgccatacaaactgaacgatcggaaacAAGggattgtatggaaaacttcggcattttactacatatcttcacgaaatttggtgtgagttattgttcattgaaataatttaatctccgaaaaaattgttcaaatcggttcactatagcatatagctgccatacaaaccgaacgatctgaattaatggcttgtatggaaaacttccgcatttgacatggtatcttcacgaattttgacatggattacttcTTAATcctcgaagaaattgttcagatcggttaactatatatcCTTAaagtttctagcaaacaacccggctaaaaagaattagtaaaatgttttctttttttttacttactttttcttacgtctttagatttgcttaaacacatagttactaaaagaaatgcacctgtgaaaggtatattagcttcggtacagccgaagttaacgttttttcttttctctcttaatattattgaaaaatcttCTATGCTGATATATGCAATATAAACTCAACCAAGGAAcattggaacttctctaactctaatcaccataatccactaaaaaacttcgagttagagaaacttcgagttagagaaacttcgagttatagaaattttcgttaaaacataaattttgcaaaaagctgtaaaatatagatttacccacagttttagttatttactttgctaatagttttattgaaatacattaaaattctttgattctgtaattttgtttgttgcactttgctattattTGACTCTTGACGTCAGTAtatcatgcctttgttacacgatttgtGAAATCTATaattgtaatatcatattttttgttcgcctccatacgatatagagggactcttttcaaattctgcctcgatagtaaaatttattttgtgttatgcGCTGGTCGAAAAGTGCGATTTattgaaggaaatttgtatgaaatgaaacaaatttgtatgcaatttgatttctaaacgctattgccaattcaaaagttcgagttatggaagttccactgtatatgattACATGAGAGAGAAGTAAATGCATGTGGTTAAACTATTATATTAGGAGTATGATGGGTAGACTAAGTCATATTGATTGAATCAATGTATCGGGCCGTAGGAGAAGATCGATACTCGAgaacaatttaatttagatatatttaaacttatataactttatatttatactgtcgaaatatatgttaataaacgATAATAAACTCAAggctctatctatttactggttgtaaaaaaaaaatataaaaaatccctTAAAGACACCGTCAAATGGGATGACCCCATATGATATCTCAGATATTTACCAATACTATTGTTAAAAAGTCGAATACAGTACCTCACCATTAATCCGTTCCAACCTTCAAAATGTCACCCAGTTAATTTTGTTACgtggttttgaataataaaaccgtatttataaatatcaaatatttattacacaaaaacaaaaaagagaatgtaaagaaataaattagatatCCTCACTGGTCTTTGCCTTTTTCGCTACATTTTTCTCGCTTCCACCTGTAGgccgtttagaaaaaaatatttatgtccaAGGAGGTTTGTTTCTTCCTCCCTCTCAGAATGTTTCTGTTGCAACTTTttcttggtgtttttttttccaCGAACTGTCAAACTCTCTCCCATAAAAATATCCTCCTCCTCTGACTCTGACCGAAACGGACTCGTATCTCGAATTTCGCTCGTAACTGAAAGCAAAAAATCACTTGCTCGTCGGCTCGGATTTCGAAAAACTTGTATGTTTGAGCACTCGGATGTCATCTTCAACAAgatcataaaattaatattttagacaTTATTTTCACTagctaataataacaaatttttaattgaactgAATGAGCTAATAACGAATTAATTTTAGTAACCGTACAAAGTAGGTTATCTTATCAGAATACTTTTCGACGTAATGACACTTGTTGATAATCTAAATACTTCTCAATGAGGGCGTATTATATATGAACTGACCGCTAATATGTCAGACGAAGACAATGCACAAGTAAAATATCTGCCTCAATGATaatcactttttgtaattttttatcttACAACATTTAACCCGCTAAGAGAAATGTAATTATTCGATTAATTGAATTAGAGGTGTGATGCAGGTGCGtcatcagcaaaaaaaaaaccacacacacactataAACGACGAAGATGAACACCAAAGCAAAGGGTACAAAAAGAATGATGATTCATATTTGAATATCTACCGGCTGgaattttatgaattcttaGTTAGTATGGAGACTTTTGATACAAAGTggagagaaataaaaaaaattgtggtttTATCATAGAGCTATCGAGCATGAAGCAATCGCACACAAGTGAATTTAAAGCAtagcaaattgttttttacaagtttcaatgaaattgttatttttccGGTGCGTTatctagacacacacacaacattCCGCAACCTGTGGCACTGTAACCTAGTATTGCGTTAGATTGctatgaatgtgtgtatgtatgtatgtatgaatatatgtcttatatttatgtaaagagGTGTTAACTTTATGTAGTTactaaattataacaaaatataagaaatatataatgttatttttcgaaaatggtataacatttaatttagatatatacaaaagcatATAACCAGAATACATTAAAGATATGGGGCCTACATACGTTCAAACACTACTGCAATTACTTTTTTAAGTTATTGTGCAATCACAGTTACAACTTAAATAGTACAtaacttaaatatacatacagatatgtaGCTATACATGCTATGTAGCTTTACATGCCTGAATGTAGGTGCATGTCAATGCTCTGGGTGAACAGCaagaatgaaaacaaattaagtAGCTGACTGTCATAAAGACCAGTAACAGTTAACCAAATGGAATTGGAATAACGTCGCAAAGCATATACCTATATACTGTatgtactgtatgtatgtatgcaataatAGCACCTGAACCGCAGCGCAACGAATTCTGGCAAGAAATcacaacaatataaaaaatgagaAGAAATATACAGAAAGCGTGAAAAGCATGCTTAAACTAGCAAACAGACATACAGAACAACAGCACAACAGAGTGGCAGACAGCCACGTTTGCCATTGACGCCGATAATATGAACGGCTAGCAcattaaagaaaaatgtaaaaactaaGCTTTTACAAACACAGGCACACTCGTGCATATCTATTGCCGCGTTGAGGTTTTGGCCACGGTGGGTAACCAAGGGCGATTATTCCAGccaagcacatacacacacacttcccTAACGAAGGCGTACCGCACTATGAGCGCTTATCCATGATGTTTGATACCTGATTGCCGGTACGGCGCAAGAGGCACACAATTTCCTATGTATGCGCATTTCGTTTGCTTTTGCCAAATGGACATATTAACTTATGATATATCGTACAAATACAAGTTGTATGTTTTTAGCGCATTGCCAGAAGAGTGGTAGGGAGGAAAGATTTGCTAATGTTTGAATTTAACTTTTATAGTTTGTTTGTacgtcaatttatttttatagaacctgcaacatacattcatatgtatgtacgtaataaatttgcataaattattattaagctGTGATTTTAGCGTATTAGTAACTTAAACTGATCAATAAATGTACACTCGTAGACACACTGAAGGGAAAAGCAGGaagtaaaagcaaaaattagTTAAACCCACAACAAACAAGAAAGACGTAAACAAACACACATCATTATATGTGCATGTCTAAGCGGCCAACCACGAGTCTTGTAATAGACAAATTTAATGGCTAATAAGCGTTGGTTGTTAACTGGCGGTTGTTGTGTGACTTTGTTGCATTTGCTTTAGCGACCATGATTGTCATTGCCATTGCCGCTGCCTCTTAGTgtataagatttttttatattcgaatGGAAATCCAGCTTGTAGGCAGCCAAAGTGGTTTTCATTCATTTGCCTATATTTGTGCAATAAGAGCATGTATTTTACTCCCACGCAAATAGAATAATAAGTTGATTCGTAGATAAACCtctgaatattttaatattttttataactgactggtaatatacataatatttattagaaatatgttACCACATACCTAGAATTGTACGCAAATGACGCAATCGGGAAGCTGAATCCTTCTTGCAATCCTGAAACTTGCCCGTCGACTTTTTAATATCCGCATGAGATTTTTTCGTAAACATTTTGTAGCTGCTGTGTTTAACACtttttacaacacacacactgtTATTGCCGCGTCATAGTTACTGGTTAATATTATCCACACGTACCAAAACTGTGCTCTTTTGGGAATAAGTGCACCACATTCCTTGTAACAATAGGGAACACCATGCAATGGAGTATAGCTGTTGAAGGTGATCACATCGACAGGTGCGTATTAACTTTTCTTGCCACACACAATATTAGAAATTGCTTTGGCTAtatcgtcgttgttgttgtatttttatccaCACTACCACTTTTGCTGCTGGcaaaaaattttcacatatttctcTTAACCACTTTAAGACTTTCTTCGTATCACATTTTTTCACACAAACTTTTCAGcattttaaattagatttttgtaatacaatttaatataatatgattCTTTAGCACTTATATTACAATATTCggttatttttatgaattaaaaccacttttttattgtaaaatattggTTGCGAAAATTTCTACAGCGTAAAACTAGACCGAATAGTAAGAAAATTGTTGACGTTTCTGGTGAAAGAAATGAGTAAAGAACAGTGTTGCAATTCGGTGTTGGCCAATAGTGGCATAATTTAGACgttcttaattaaataaatttaaaatttattatttttaatttaaggaATATGTATAAAGGTGGCATtctactatttatttttagtatttccttataatattttctgttaaaaaataataaactatattattttaatattcaaataaaagtaTGGTACCACGATTTGTCAATATCGTCTTTTGTTGTTCTCACTCATTCGTAAACAAAGGTAATTCGTGCGTAAGGTCGTTTCCAATTGACAGCTTCTACACCGTAAGAAAACTTtgattgaaataatttattttaccttTGGAAGTACATTTAGTAcactttttaatcgaatacattTCCAACTGTTTGTcgattgtaaaaaattttaagaaacaaaaagaGAATAAAAGATTTTTGGGTTTCATTGTTTTGCattgaattttaatatcaaagttagttttaatattaattgcttCGAATCGCTTAACTTTTTGAAATCGAGTCTGAACTTAAAAGCCGgtgttgtatattttataacactttttttggtatttattttaataaaaatgtaaggaaatatttatttatttaactcaaaACCTAATATTTACCAAGTGAAGTATTGTTGAGCTTGCAAGGGTTAAACAAATGTCAACGAAAAAACTCAAAGGAGTCAGCTGTTTACGTAAATCAAGCAATCTACTCCTTCCTATTTATTCATATAACagcataaaaattacaaaaatcctTTGTGTAGGATGGCGATTGGCGCTTTTCCCGCCGCCAAATTAGGTGTTTTGGCCATAAAACAGATCAGCAAACCCATAGCTAATGTTATAAAAAGTAACGCCAAGCAGAGTcccatatttcgaaaatatgtttgtatgccacCGGCTCAGTGTAAGTACCAAAAGATTTATGAGTTATCACAATGCTCTAAAGACGTAGACGATGAGTGtatctatatatttacaaattatgattcaGTCGAAGTTAAAATTAGACTTTTTACCTAATATTTAGACTCGGTCAttggtacatacatacttatgtttgAAATGTTTGATTATCCTTGTGGAAACCATAATTAGTGCCTCACATAAAAAATAGTGTACATCTTTCGTTCCGGTTGTAGCGTACATTTTTTAATGCATGATGTTACAAatgttattattacttttattaaagaaattgtttcCTGATTTTTATTACAGTATACAATTGGGTTGAAGTAAAAACGAAAATGTGGGCGCTGAATTTGGGCAAGCCTGTAGCAGTACCACCACTAAACGAGGCTATGGCTATTGAATTGGGCGCCAATTTGTTAGGTGAAGCCATTATTTTTGTGATAGGTGCAGCAGTGCTTATATTCGAATATACACGGTTTGTTTGTTATTGCAtaataattaagtaatttataaaacaatacatacatacacttttaTTTACAGTCAATCTAACAATGAGGCGAAAAAGCAAGAACTAATGCGGCAGGAAAAAGCCGAACTATCATTAACACTGGCCGAAATGGGATTCCGTTTAGAACGCCAAGATGCACAAATTAGAGAAATGACACGAGCGCTAGCAGATTTAGGTAAATTTGTTGAACCCTACCAGTGTTCGCTGATGATGCTATGTTGTGTGATAATGTTTTGTTTAAAATCTTTACACGCTTTTTGTTTACCAATCattagaaagatattccctTACTATACTTTTTTGTGCCATATACCACCGACGTGTGTTAAGCATACATGTTTTTCGTTAATCGCGTTGAGTTTTTTTAAATCACTTATCAAATCTaattaaattcttataaatttGTTGCTTATTTTCTCTCAGGGAAACCTATAAGTACGCCAATTTTGGCCCACACAACAGACAATAAAGCATCTTCAGCCAACACAGCTTTGCCTGCTATTTCTTCATTGAGCACAGAAACGCCAAAAAAGCCGGCGCAAAATGTCATGAAGCGAGCGTAGATTAACGAATTCGCTGTCAATGTGTATACTAATTTTAAGtgctaattttcaattatttctataTAGAATCACGTAATATATTCAAATGGACCCGTGAAACAATTGCTGAATACCAGCCTTTCAATCCAAATACTCCCGATCAAACCAATACCGTTGTAAAAGACTTCGAAGGGGATTATGATCCGAACGGTGGCCTACTGTATAGAGCATTAAATTTCTTAGAGACGCATGTTTTTGTGGACGGACGTAAGAGCAAAGAAACGACTCTGCCTGCAGCAGTTAGCAACGAATTAGACATCAAACCGTACGTACATGTGGAAAACGAAGAAGTACAAAATAATGttacaacaaagcaacaacttaAAATGTCACAAGCGCAGTGACTAGCCAATCAGCGTGAATTACTCCAGTTAAATAATGAGCTGGCCAAGCTGGAATATGCCATTGAAACggctacaaaacaaaaataaaacaaccgTTCTACAGtgtaattataagttttttacGTATTTGCAATCTTACTTAAAAAGTGTGTTACAATTTTCCATCCTGCCTGAGgatttaat
This genomic interval carries:
- the LOC105216789 gene encoding putative OPA3-like protein CG13603, encoding MAIGAFPAAKLGVLAIKQISKPIANVIKSNAKQSPIFRKYVCMPPAQLYNWVEVKTKMWALNLGKPVAVPPLNEAMAIELGANLLGEAIIFVIGAAVLIFEYTRQSNNEAKKQELMRQEKAELSLTLAEMGFRLERQDAQIREMTRALADLESRNIFKWTRETIAEYQPFNPNTPDQTNTVVKDFEGDYDPNGGLLYRALNFLETHVFVDGRKSKETTLPAAVSNELDIKPYVHVENEEVQNNVTTKQQLKMSQAQ